One window of Perca flavescens isolate YP-PL-M2 chromosome 15, PFLA_1.0, whole genome shotgun sequence genomic DNA carries:
- the LOC114569458 gene encoding uncharacterized protein LOC114569458: MIGQATIYIRPLQQDLPLDCESSRPASGPVIPCISCHKEVPFSEMKLHRLSCNGTPMQGSEREQEGGQSEEDDSETALVSDSVPVRPETSAESAVVPAVIVNEELDRKETDSEWKLLKEPTQAAKVFKENLLREHATGKPLRMKMDVRDSEEDRGRELLLFYKQQQEWACPLHCTLVGDVAIGEGVMRYFMTTIISKLQFGFSLDLGGMGRTLLFEGEPDHLVPAASEALTESNLFRVAGRMLAHTFLHDGPHVTGLSPAVIHVLFNGDPEMATVVTEDCPDLHIRSIIELLEHEELTPEQKDTVSDLSMSWDLPAVTKTNRRWLHNKLLLHAVVGRTMRQIKQLRKGLKDVMVWPLLTSRPDVVPLLFPKMADMQFTPQMLLEKITWPVEDSDDEDFDLDTTCRITGFLRMFIETASSGTLAQLLTFWVGWEMLPPELRVEISGEPFPRPPHALKP, translated from the exons ATGATTGGACAGGCTACAATCTACATACGTCCACTTCAACAGGATCTACCCTTAGATTGT GAGAGCTCACGTCCTGCCTCTGGTCCAGTCATCCCCTGCATCAGTTGTCATAAGGAAGTTCCCTTTTCAGAGATGAAGCTGCACAGATTGAGCTGCAATGG GACACCCATGCAGGGATCAGAAAGAGAACAAGAGGGAGGCCAAAGTGAAGAAGATGATAGTGAGACAGCCCTAGTCAGTGACAGTGTTCCAGTGAGGCCTGAAACATCAGCTGAGAGTGCAGTAGTACCGGCAGTGATTGTCAACGAGGAGTTGGATCGCAAAGAAACAGACAGTG aATGGAAGCTTCTTAAAGAACCCACTCAAGCTGCCAAAGTTTTCAAAGAGAATCTGCTAAGGGAACATGCAACTGGGAAACCACTTAGAATGAAGATGGATGTAAGGGACTCTGAAGAGGACAGGGGGCGGGAGCTTCTCTTATTCTATAAACAGCAGCAAGAATGGGCATGTCCACTTCATTGTACTCTGGTTG GTGATGTTGCTATCGGAGAGGGTGTGATGCGGTACTTTATGACAACAATCATATCCAAACTCCAGTTTGGATTCAGTCTAGATCTTG GAGGAATGGGCCGAACACTGCTATTTGAGGGTGAACCTGACCATCTTGTTCCAGCAGCATCAGAGGCACTTACTGAAAGCAACCTCTTCCGTGTTGCAGGAAGGATGTTGGCCCACACCTTTCTGCATGACGGTCCCCATGTCACAGGACTAAGTCCTGCTGTAATTCATGTACTGTTCAATGGGGACCCTGAAATGGCAACTGTTGTTACAGAAGACTGTCCTGATCTGCACATCAGGAGCATCATAGAACTG CTTGAACATGAAGAACTTACACCGGAACAGAAGGACACAGTTTCAGATCTTTCCATGTCTTGGGATCTTCCGGCAGTCACCAAAACAAATCGGAGATGGCTACATAACAAACTTCTACTCCATGCA GTCGTTGGGAGGACCATGCGCCAAATTAAACAGTTGAGAAAGGGACTGAAAGATGTGATGGTATGGCCCCTGCTGACATCTAGGCCAGATGTTGTACCACTTCTTTTCCCCAAAATGGCTGACATGCAGTTCACACCCCAG ATGCTCCTAGAAAAAATCACATGGCCAGTTGAGgacagtgatgatgaagacTTTGACTTAGACACCACCTGCCGCATCACTGGCTTTCTAAGGATGTTCATTGAAACGG cTTCATCAGGTACCCTGGCCCAGCTGCTGACCTTCTGGGTTGGCTGGGAGATGCTTCCTCCTGAACTGAGAGTAGAGATTTCTGGGGAACCCTTCCCACGTCCTCCACATGCTTTGAAACCCTAA